A section of the Paenibacillus odorifer genome encodes:
- a CDS encoding energy-coupling factor transporter transmembrane component T family protein: MNEKLILGRSIETGSWVHKLDARAKITGMLLYVAVILLSRSWMAMAVLAIFSIAVMASTRIPLKYFLKAAKPLRYLMLFIFIVQVVSVKTGEVVLTLGSWSIYEGGLRLGAFSVIRMFFLITFTALLTFTTTPGKLNQGLEGILTPFKKLGLSPDRITLMISISLRFIPTILDESQIIMKAQASRGADLKELPLKEKGRMLVSLLVPIIASAFRRAQDLVYSMEARGFRMDAPRSRYHRLRWGKFDTVFIGMFVVMGIAVALL; this comes from the coding sequence ATGAATGAGAAACTGATCTTAGGTCGGAGTATTGAGACCGGTTCGTGGGTGCACAAGCTGGATGCTCGTGCCAAAATCACTGGCATGCTATTATACGTAGCTGTTATCTTGCTCTCACGTTCGTGGATGGCCATGGCTGTGTTGGCTATTTTTTCGATAGCCGTTATGGCTTCCACGCGGATTCCGCTTAAATACTTCCTGAAAGCAGCTAAGCCTTTACGTTATTTAATGTTATTTATCTTTATTGTGCAGGTGGTGTCTGTGAAGACAGGGGAGGTAGTGCTGACTCTTGGTTCCTGGTCTATCTATGAGGGAGGGCTAAGATTAGGGGCATTTTCGGTCATCCGCATGTTCTTTCTTATCACCTTTACAGCGCTTCTGACCTTCACAACAACGCCGGGGAAGCTGAATCAAGGGTTGGAGGGGATCTTGACACCCTTCAAAAAGCTTGGCTTATCCCCTGACCGTATCACGCTGATGATCAGCATTTCACTTCGTTTCATTCCTACGATTCTAGATGAATCGCAGATCATAATGAAAGCGCAGGCCTCAAGGGGAGCCGATCTAAAAGAGCTGCCTTTGAAGGAAAAGGGACGGATGTTAGTCTCCCTGCTGGTCCCGATTATCGCCAGTGCTTTTAGGCGTGCTCAGGATCTGGTGTATTCCATGGAAGCCCGCGGTTTTCGCATGGATGCTCCCCGCAGTCGGTATCACCGCCTAAGGTGGGGCAAATTCGATACTGTTTTTATTGGGATGTTTGTGGTCATGGGAATTGCAGTAGCTTTGTTATAA